In Grus americana isolate bGruAme1 chromosome 4, bGruAme1.mat, whole genome shotgun sequence, one genomic interval encodes:
- the LOC129206142 gene encoding protein O-GlcNAcase-like isoform X3: MQAGFYGRPWSMEQRKLLFQWLERWGLNCYMYAPKDELKHRLLWREPYTEHEAACMRSLIEAAHGQGVEFVFAISAGQDMVFSSAGDRLLLQQKLRQGHVRGSLPFFSLLPRDPSSPCPCPQVAAMGCHSFALLFDDIDPCMCQADRDVFPSLAQAQASVANEVYRELGQPSVFLFCPTEYCSSLCSPSPSQSCYLLTLGQELLPGIGVIWTGPKVVSQELSATMLEEVEGVLQRRPVIWDNLYANDYDCRRVFLGPYTGRAHGLVPRLRGLLLNPNCELQANFIPIHTLSSWFQSELRSCAHADHTGMEAAAALGDSQGSQEGSYSPQEALELALLDWVAEINQQALEPGGRTSGHPSISLKGGTRLQSGTAGEQEVTPDPQPHNPLPSGADQHGPEPCGMAPGEGRRKVTSEPEKDGGSRISAGGQQSPTGDGDQLPMGNRESCEPSSALPSAAGSAQSAGTPVATETLHSSGPAMRCSNGANASQNLPLPTRDARTGDGSPPQPPSSTQPEASRADVPQTPPGPEACTSPGPPAPLTDGAGASPGPPAPPTSEEAGSSPMALLTLEEAGSGPLVPLTPKEARSSPPAPVTPKEARSSPTAPVTPEEARSSPMTLLTPEEAGSVPTALLTLEEARSSPTAPLTLGEVRMLVELFYLPYHHGPQAQHLLEHFRWLRANSLSVAVPATATDASRGTQWRGRAQSFQLLCAQICRLHSHFVSSAGRALLYDLHPYLWDIRNMLLAASAFILWLDGHLLCDPDPKVTWGSCFGWCQSIAAPILLGGDAEPWTHRGGLFGELQALLPVGNSCDLFYHPPPLFPSSQLYLLRPLLPPDKGELYRMCRESLDCDPKVADVLAAHPDLLGDRLLGSFLSLSPEYTFVLEDEGGPCGYAAGALCAEGFLRQRDSNWLPAVRQKYPQDLSAGGPALGQDALEEALLFFHAELPAVPLPVLRRFPSLVQLGTAPRVLDVGASRSLAICLLSALRANGSRGVFCQVSATDRQQLSFYGKLGFVALPVALGSSPSAQLLGRLL; encoded by the exons ATGCAAGCAG GTTTCTATGGGAGACCATGGTCTATGGAACAGAGGAAACTTCTCTTTCAATG GCTGGAACGCTGGGGGCTGAACTGCTACATGTACGCGCCCAAGGATGAGCTGAAGCACCGACTGCTCTGGCGAGAGCCCTACACAGAGCATGAGGCAG CCTGCATGAGATCTCTCATCGAAGCTGCCCACGGGCAGGGTGTGGAGTTTGTTTTTGCCATTTCTGCTGGCCAGGACATGGTGTTTTCAAGTGCTGGGGAtcggctcctgctgcagcaaaaaCTCAGGCAG GGCCATGTCCGGGGCTCgctgccttttttctctctgctgcccaGGGATCCTAGCAGCCCATGCCCATGCCCACAGGTGGCTGCCATGGGGTGCCACTCCTTCGCGCTGCTCTTTGACGACATCGACCCCTGCATGTGCCAAGCTGACAGAGACGTCTTCCCCTCCCTGGCACAGGCTCAGGCCTCTGTGGCCAACGAGGTGTACCGGGAGCTGGGCCAACCCTCCGTCTTCCTCTTCTGCCCTACAG AGTACTGCAGTtctctgtgctctcccagccccagccagtcCTGCTACTTGCTGACCCTCGGCCAGGAGCTGCTCCCAGGGATCGGTGTCATCTGGACCG GGCCCAAGGTGGTGTCACAGGAGCTCTCGGCCACAatgctggaggaggtggagggTGTCCTGCAGCGCCGACCTGTCATCTGGGACAACCTGTACGCCAACGATTATGACTGCAGACGCGTCTTCCTGGGCCCCTACACGGGACGTGCCCACGGCCTTGTGCCCAGGCTCCGTGGACTGCTGCTCAACCCCAACTGCGAGCTCCAGGCCAACTTCATCCCCATACACACACTGAGCAGCTGGTTTCAGAGCGAGCTGAGGAGCTGTGCCCACGCTGATCACACAG GGATGGAGGCTGCGGCAGCTCTGGGGGACAGCCAGGGCTCACAGGAGGGGAGCTACAGCCCCCAGGAGGCCTTGGAGCTTGCGCTGCTTGACTGGGTGGCCGAGATAAACCAGCAGGCCTTGGAGCCAG GAGGAAGGACCTCGGGACACCCCAGCATCAGCCTCAAGGGAGGAACGAGGCTGCAGTCTGGCACAGCCGGAGAACAGGAGGTCACGCccgacccccagccccacaaccCTCTTCCCAGTGGGGCGGACCAGCACGGCCCTGAGCCCTGTGGCATGGCaccaggggagggaaggaggaaggtgaCCTCGGAGCCTGAGAAGGACGGTGGGAGCAGGATCTCTGCTGGCGGTCAGCAAAGCCCCACAGGGGACGGGGACCAGCTCCCCATGGGGAACAGAGAGAGCTGTGagccctcctctgctctgcccagcgCAGCTGGGAGTGCCCAGTCCGCAGGAACCCCGGTGGCTACCGAGACCCTCCACAGCTCAGGCCCCGCAATGCGCTGCAGCAATGGGGCCAACGCCAGCCAGAACCTTCCCCTACCCACCCGTGATGCCAGGACAGGGGATggcagccctccccagccccccagcagtACCCAGCCCGAGGCCAGCAGGGCTGATGTGCCCCAGACACCCCCAGGGCCTGAGGCTTGCACCAgccctggccccccagcaccgcTCACTGATGGGGCTGGTGCTAgccctggccccccagcaccacccaccTCAGAGGAGGCTGGGTCCAGCCCCATGGCCCTGCTGACCCTGGAGGAGGCTGGGTCTGGCCCCCTGGTACCACTGACTCCCAAGGAGGCCAGGtccagccccccagcaccagTGACCCCAAAGGAAGCCAggtccagccccacagcaccgGTGACCCCAGAAGAGGCCAGGTCCAGCCCCATGACACTGCTGACCCCAGAGGAGGCTGGCTCTGTCCCTACGGCACTGCTGACCCTCGAGGAGGCCAggtccagccccacagcaccacTGACTCTGGGGGAGGTGCGGATGCTGGTGGAGCTCTTCTACCTGCCCTACCATCATGGGCCACAGGCGCAGCATCTCCTGGAGCACTTTCGGTGGCTCCGGGCAAACAGCCTCAGCGTGGCGGTCCCGGCCACAGCAACCGACGCCAGCAGG GGCACGCAGTGGCGTGGCCGAGCCCAGtccttccagctgctctgcGCTCAGATATGCCGCCTGCACAGCCATTTCGTCAGCAGCGCCGGACGGGCACTGCTCTATGATCTCCACCCCTACCTCTGGGACATCCGCAACATGCTGCTGGCCGCCAGTGCCTTCATCCTCTGGCTGG ATGGCCATCTCCTCTGCGACCCTGACCCCAAGGTCACCTGGGGAAGCTGCTTTGGCT ggTGCCAGAGCATCGCTGCCCCGatcctgctggggggggatgCTGAACCCTGGACGCATCGTGGGGGCCTCTTTGGAGAGCTGCAG gcactgctgcccgtGGGGAACAGCTGTGACCTCTTCTACCACCCACCTCCGCTCTTCCCATCCAGCCAGCTGTACCTCCTGCgcccgctgctgccgccggacAAG GGAGAGCTGTACCGAATGTGCCGGGAGAGTTTGGACTGTGACCCCAAAGTCGCAGACGTCCTTGCGGCCCATCCCGATCTCCTCGGTGACAG gctgctgggcagcttCCTGAGCCTGAGCCCCGAGTACACATTTGTGCTGGAGGACGAGGGTGGGCCGTGCGGCTACGCGGCCGGAGCACTCTGCGCTGAAGGCTTCCTGCGACAGCGAGACAGCAACTGGCTGCCTGCCGTACGGCAGAAGTACCCCCAAGACCTGAGTGCGGGTGGCCCAGCTCTGGGACAG GATGCCCTGGAGGAAGCGCTGCTCTTCTTCCACGCAGAGCTGCCGGCTGTGCCCCTGCCTGTGCTGCGGCGCTTTCCCTCCCTGGTGCAGCTGGGCACAGCCCCCCGCGTGCTGGACGTGGGGGCCAGCCGCAGCCTGGCTATCTGCCTGCTGAGCGCGCTCAGGGCCAACG GGTCACGGGGAGTGTTTTGCCAGGTCAGCGCCACTGACCGGCAGCAGCTGAGCTTCTACGGCAAGCTGGGCTTCGTCGCCCTGCCAGTGGCCTTGGGCAGCTCCCCCAGCGCTCAGCTCCTGGGACGTCTCCTCTGA
- the LOC129206142 gene encoding protein O-GlcNAcase-like isoform X8 has product MAGRPRFLCGVVEGFYGRPWSMEQRKLLFQWLERWGLNCYMYAPKDELKHRLLWREPYTEHEAACMRSLIEAAHGQGVEFVFAISAGQDMVFSSAGDRLLLQQKLRQGHVRGSLPFFSLLPRDPSSPCPCPQVAAMGCHSFALLFDDIDPCMCQADRDVFPSLAQAQASVANEVYRELGQPSVFLFCPTEYCSSLCSPSPSQSCYLLTLGQELLPGIGVIWTGPKVVSQELSATMLEEVEGVLQRRPVIWDNLYANDYDCRRVFLGPYTGRAHGLVPRLRGLLLNPNCELQANFIPIHTLSSWFQSELRSCAHADHTGGRTSGHPSISLKGGTRLQSGTAGEQEVTPDPQPHNPLPSGADQHGPEPCGMAPGEGRRKVTSEPEKDGGSRISAGGQQSPTGDGDQLPMGNRESCEPSSALPSAAGSAQSAGTPVATETLHSSGPAMRCSNGANASQNLPLPTRDARTGDGSPPQPPSSTQPEASRADVPQTPPGPEACTSPGPPAPLTDGAGASPGPPAPPTSEEAGSSPMALLTLEEAGSGPLVPLTPKEARSSPPAPVTPKEARSSPTAPVTPEEARSSPMTLLTPEEAGSVPTALLTLEEARSSPTAPLTLGEVRMLVELFYLPYHHGPQAQHLLEHFRWLRANSLSVAVPATATDASRGTQWRGRAQSFQLLCAQICRLHSHFVSSAGRALLYDLHPYLWDIRNMLLAASAFILWLDGHLLCDPDPKVTWGSCFGWCQSIAAPILLGGDAEPWTHRGGLFGELQALLPVGNSCDLFYHPPPLFPSSQLYLLRPLLPPDKGELYRMCRESLDCDPKVADVLAAHPDLLGDRLLGSFLSLSPEYTFVLEDEGGPCGYAAGALCAEGFLRQRDSNWLPAVRQKYPQDLSAGGPALGQDALEEALLFFHAELPAVPLPVLRRFPSLVQLGTAPRVLDVGASRSLAICLLSALRANGSRGVFCQVSATDRQQLSFYGKLGFVALPVALGSSPSAQLLGRLL; this is encoded by the exons ATGGCGGGGCGGCCGCGCTTCCTCTGCGGCGTGGTGGAAG GTTTCTATGGGAGACCATGGTCTATGGAACAGAGGAAACTTCTCTTTCAATG GCTGGAACGCTGGGGGCTGAACTGCTACATGTACGCGCCCAAGGATGAGCTGAAGCACCGACTGCTCTGGCGAGAGCCCTACACAGAGCATGAGGCAG CCTGCATGAGATCTCTCATCGAAGCTGCCCACGGGCAGGGTGTGGAGTTTGTTTTTGCCATTTCTGCTGGCCAGGACATGGTGTTTTCAAGTGCTGGGGAtcggctcctgctgcagcaaaaaCTCAGGCAG GGCCATGTCCGGGGCTCgctgccttttttctctctgctgcccaGGGATCCTAGCAGCCCATGCCCATGCCCACAGGTGGCTGCCATGGGGTGCCACTCCTTCGCGCTGCTCTTTGACGACATCGACCCCTGCATGTGCCAAGCTGACAGAGACGTCTTCCCCTCCCTGGCACAGGCTCAGGCCTCTGTGGCCAACGAGGTGTACCGGGAGCTGGGCCAACCCTCCGTCTTCCTCTTCTGCCCTACAG AGTACTGCAGTtctctgtgctctcccagccccagccagtcCTGCTACTTGCTGACCCTCGGCCAGGAGCTGCTCCCAGGGATCGGTGTCATCTGGACCG GGCCCAAGGTGGTGTCACAGGAGCTCTCGGCCACAatgctggaggaggtggagggTGTCCTGCAGCGCCGACCTGTCATCTGGGACAACCTGTACGCCAACGATTATGACTGCAGACGCGTCTTCCTGGGCCCCTACACGGGACGTGCCCACGGCCTTGTGCCCAGGCTCCGTGGACTGCTGCTCAACCCCAACTGCGAGCTCCAGGCCAACTTCATCCCCATACACACACTGAGCAGCTGGTTTCAGAGCGAGCTGAGGAGCTGTGCCCACGCTGATCACACAG GAGGAAGGACCTCGGGACACCCCAGCATCAGCCTCAAGGGAGGAACGAGGCTGCAGTCTGGCACAGCCGGAGAACAGGAGGTCACGCccgacccccagccccacaaccCTCTTCCCAGTGGGGCGGACCAGCACGGCCCTGAGCCCTGTGGCATGGCaccaggggagggaaggaggaaggtgaCCTCGGAGCCTGAGAAGGACGGTGGGAGCAGGATCTCTGCTGGCGGTCAGCAAAGCCCCACAGGGGACGGGGACCAGCTCCCCATGGGGAACAGAGAGAGCTGTGagccctcctctgctctgcccagcgCAGCTGGGAGTGCCCAGTCCGCAGGAACCCCGGTGGCTACCGAGACCCTCCACAGCTCAGGCCCCGCAATGCGCTGCAGCAATGGGGCCAACGCCAGCCAGAACCTTCCCCTACCCACCCGTGATGCCAGGACAGGGGATggcagccctccccagccccccagcagtACCCAGCCCGAGGCCAGCAGGGCTGATGTGCCCCAGACACCCCCAGGGCCTGAGGCTTGCACCAgccctggccccccagcaccgcTCACTGATGGGGCTGGTGCTAgccctggccccccagcaccacccaccTCAGAGGAGGCTGGGTCCAGCCCCATGGCCCTGCTGACCCTGGAGGAGGCTGGGTCTGGCCCCCTGGTACCACTGACTCCCAAGGAGGCCAGGtccagccccccagcaccagTGACCCCAAAGGAAGCCAggtccagccccacagcaccgGTGACCCCAGAAGAGGCCAGGTCCAGCCCCATGACACTGCTGACCCCAGAGGAGGCTGGCTCTGTCCCTACGGCACTGCTGACCCTCGAGGAGGCCAggtccagccccacagcaccacTGACTCTGGGGGAGGTGCGGATGCTGGTGGAGCTCTTCTACCTGCCCTACCATCATGGGCCACAGGCGCAGCATCTCCTGGAGCACTTTCGGTGGCTCCGGGCAAACAGCCTCAGCGTGGCGGTCCCGGCCACAGCAACCGACGCCAGCAGG GGCACGCAGTGGCGTGGCCGAGCCCAGtccttccagctgctctgcGCTCAGATATGCCGCCTGCACAGCCATTTCGTCAGCAGCGCCGGACGGGCACTGCTCTATGATCTCCACCCCTACCTCTGGGACATCCGCAACATGCTGCTGGCCGCCAGTGCCTTCATCCTCTGGCTGG ATGGCCATCTCCTCTGCGACCCTGACCCCAAGGTCACCTGGGGAAGCTGCTTTGGCT ggTGCCAGAGCATCGCTGCCCCGatcctgctggggggggatgCTGAACCCTGGACGCATCGTGGGGGCCTCTTTGGAGAGCTGCAG gcactgctgcccgtGGGGAACAGCTGTGACCTCTTCTACCACCCACCTCCGCTCTTCCCATCCAGCCAGCTGTACCTCCTGCgcccgctgctgccgccggacAAG GGAGAGCTGTACCGAATGTGCCGGGAGAGTTTGGACTGTGACCCCAAAGTCGCAGACGTCCTTGCGGCCCATCCCGATCTCCTCGGTGACAG gctgctgggcagcttCCTGAGCCTGAGCCCCGAGTACACATTTGTGCTGGAGGACGAGGGTGGGCCGTGCGGCTACGCGGCCGGAGCACTCTGCGCTGAAGGCTTCCTGCGACAGCGAGACAGCAACTGGCTGCCTGCCGTACGGCAGAAGTACCCCCAAGACCTGAGTGCGGGTGGCCCAGCTCTGGGACAG GATGCCCTGGAGGAAGCGCTGCTCTTCTTCCACGCAGAGCTGCCGGCTGTGCCCCTGCCTGTGCTGCGGCGCTTTCCCTCCCTGGTGCAGCTGGGCACAGCCCCCCGCGTGCTGGACGTGGGGGCCAGCCGCAGCCTGGCTATCTGCCTGCTGAGCGCGCTCAGGGCCAACG GGTCACGGGGAGTGTTTTGCCAGGTCAGCGCCACTGACCGGCAGCAGCTGAGCTTCTACGGCAAGCTGGGCTTCGTCGCCCTGCCAGTGGCCTTGGGCAGCTCCCCCAGCGCTCAGCTCCTGGGACGTCTCCTCTGA
- the LOC129206142 gene encoding protein O-GlcNAcase-like isoform X9 produces the protein MAGRPRFLCGVVEGFYGRPWSMEQRKLLFQWLERWGLNCYMYAPKDELKHRLLWREPYTEHEAACMRSLIEAAHGQGVEFVFAISAGQDMVFSSAGDRLLLQQKLRQGHVRGSLPFFSLLPRDPSSPCPCPQVAAMGCHSFALLFDDIDPCMCQADRDVFPSLAQAQASVANEVYRELGQPSVFLFCPTEYCSSLCSPSPSQSCYLLTLGQELLPGIGVIWTGPKVVSQELSATMLEEVEGVLQRRPVIWDNLYANDYDCRRVFLGPYTGRAHGLVPRLRGLLLNPNCELQANFIPIHTLSSWFQSELRSCAHADHTGRTSGHPSISLKGGTRLQSGTAGEQEVTPDPQPHNPLPSGADQHGPEPCGMAPGEGRRKVTSEPEKDGGSRISAGGQQSPTGDGDQLPMGNRESCEPSSALPSAAGSAQSAGTPVATETLHSSGPAMRCSNGANASQNLPLPTRDARTGDGSPPQPPSSTQPEASRADVPQTPPGPEACTSPGPPAPLTDGAGASPGPPAPPTSEEAGSSPMALLTLEEAGSGPLVPLTPKEARSSPPAPVTPKEARSSPTAPVTPEEARSSPMTLLTPEEAGSVPTALLTLEEARSSPTAPLTLGEVRMLVELFYLPYHHGPQAQHLLEHFRWLRANSLSVAVPATATDASRGTQWRGRAQSFQLLCAQICRLHSHFVSSAGRALLYDLHPYLWDIRNMLLAASAFILWLDGHLLCDPDPKVTWGSCFGWCQSIAAPILLGGDAEPWTHRGGLFGELQALLPVGNSCDLFYHPPPLFPSSQLYLLRPLLPPDKGELYRMCRESLDCDPKVADVLAAHPDLLGDRLLGSFLSLSPEYTFVLEDEGGPCGYAAGALCAEGFLRQRDSNWLPAVRQKYPQDLSAGGPALGQDALEEALLFFHAELPAVPLPVLRRFPSLVQLGTAPRVLDVGASRSLAICLLSALRANGSRGVFCQVSATDRQQLSFYGKLGFVALPVALGSSPSAQLLGRLL, from the exons ATGGCGGGGCGGCCGCGCTTCCTCTGCGGCGTGGTGGAAG GTTTCTATGGGAGACCATGGTCTATGGAACAGAGGAAACTTCTCTTTCAATG GCTGGAACGCTGGGGGCTGAACTGCTACATGTACGCGCCCAAGGATGAGCTGAAGCACCGACTGCTCTGGCGAGAGCCCTACACAGAGCATGAGGCAG CCTGCATGAGATCTCTCATCGAAGCTGCCCACGGGCAGGGTGTGGAGTTTGTTTTTGCCATTTCTGCTGGCCAGGACATGGTGTTTTCAAGTGCTGGGGAtcggctcctgctgcagcaaaaaCTCAGGCAG GGCCATGTCCGGGGCTCgctgccttttttctctctgctgcccaGGGATCCTAGCAGCCCATGCCCATGCCCACAGGTGGCTGCCATGGGGTGCCACTCCTTCGCGCTGCTCTTTGACGACATCGACCCCTGCATGTGCCAAGCTGACAGAGACGTCTTCCCCTCCCTGGCACAGGCTCAGGCCTCTGTGGCCAACGAGGTGTACCGGGAGCTGGGCCAACCCTCCGTCTTCCTCTTCTGCCCTACAG AGTACTGCAGTtctctgtgctctcccagccccagccagtcCTGCTACTTGCTGACCCTCGGCCAGGAGCTGCTCCCAGGGATCGGTGTCATCTGGACCG GGCCCAAGGTGGTGTCACAGGAGCTCTCGGCCACAatgctggaggaggtggagggTGTCCTGCAGCGCCGACCTGTCATCTGGGACAACCTGTACGCCAACGATTATGACTGCAGACGCGTCTTCCTGGGCCCCTACACGGGACGTGCCCACGGCCTTGTGCCCAGGCTCCGTGGACTGCTGCTCAACCCCAACTGCGAGCTCCAGGCCAACTTCATCCCCATACACACACTGAGCAGCTGGTTTCAGAGCGAGCTGAGGAGCTGTGCCCACGCTGATCACACAG GAAGGACCTCGGGACACCCCAGCATCAGCCTCAAGGGAGGAACGAGGCTGCAGTCTGGCACAGCCGGAGAACAGGAGGTCACGCccgacccccagccccacaaccCTCTTCCCAGTGGGGCGGACCAGCACGGCCCTGAGCCCTGTGGCATGGCaccaggggagggaaggaggaaggtgaCCTCGGAGCCTGAGAAGGACGGTGGGAGCAGGATCTCTGCTGGCGGTCAGCAAAGCCCCACAGGGGACGGGGACCAGCTCCCCATGGGGAACAGAGAGAGCTGTGagccctcctctgctctgcccagcgCAGCTGGGAGTGCCCAGTCCGCAGGAACCCCGGTGGCTACCGAGACCCTCCACAGCTCAGGCCCCGCAATGCGCTGCAGCAATGGGGCCAACGCCAGCCAGAACCTTCCCCTACCCACCCGTGATGCCAGGACAGGGGATggcagccctccccagccccccagcagtACCCAGCCCGAGGCCAGCAGGGCTGATGTGCCCCAGACACCCCCAGGGCCTGAGGCTTGCACCAgccctggccccccagcaccgcTCACTGATGGGGCTGGTGCTAgccctggccccccagcaccacccaccTCAGAGGAGGCTGGGTCCAGCCCCATGGCCCTGCTGACCCTGGAGGAGGCTGGGTCTGGCCCCCTGGTACCACTGACTCCCAAGGAGGCCAGGtccagccccccagcaccagTGACCCCAAAGGAAGCCAggtccagccccacagcaccgGTGACCCCAGAAGAGGCCAGGTCCAGCCCCATGACACTGCTGACCCCAGAGGAGGCTGGCTCTGTCCCTACGGCACTGCTGACCCTCGAGGAGGCCAggtccagccccacagcaccacTGACTCTGGGGGAGGTGCGGATGCTGGTGGAGCTCTTCTACCTGCCCTACCATCATGGGCCACAGGCGCAGCATCTCCTGGAGCACTTTCGGTGGCTCCGGGCAAACAGCCTCAGCGTGGCGGTCCCGGCCACAGCAACCGACGCCAGCAGG GGCACGCAGTGGCGTGGCCGAGCCCAGtccttccagctgctctgcGCTCAGATATGCCGCCTGCACAGCCATTTCGTCAGCAGCGCCGGACGGGCACTGCTCTATGATCTCCACCCCTACCTCTGGGACATCCGCAACATGCTGCTGGCCGCCAGTGCCTTCATCCTCTGGCTGG ATGGCCATCTCCTCTGCGACCCTGACCCCAAGGTCACCTGGGGAAGCTGCTTTGGCT ggTGCCAGAGCATCGCTGCCCCGatcctgctggggggggatgCTGAACCCTGGACGCATCGTGGGGGCCTCTTTGGAGAGCTGCAG gcactgctgcccgtGGGGAACAGCTGTGACCTCTTCTACCACCCACCTCCGCTCTTCCCATCCAGCCAGCTGTACCTCCTGCgcccgctgctgccgccggacAAG GGAGAGCTGTACCGAATGTGCCGGGAGAGTTTGGACTGTGACCCCAAAGTCGCAGACGTCCTTGCGGCCCATCCCGATCTCCTCGGTGACAG gctgctgggcagcttCCTGAGCCTGAGCCCCGAGTACACATTTGTGCTGGAGGACGAGGGTGGGCCGTGCGGCTACGCGGCCGGAGCACTCTGCGCTGAAGGCTTCCTGCGACAGCGAGACAGCAACTGGCTGCCTGCCGTACGGCAGAAGTACCCCCAAGACCTGAGTGCGGGTGGCCCAGCTCTGGGACAG GATGCCCTGGAGGAAGCGCTGCTCTTCTTCCACGCAGAGCTGCCGGCTGTGCCCCTGCCTGTGCTGCGGCGCTTTCCCTCCCTGGTGCAGCTGGGCACAGCCCCCCGCGTGCTGGACGTGGGGGCCAGCCGCAGCCTGGCTATCTGCCTGCTGAGCGCGCTCAGGGCCAACG GGTCACGGGGAGTGTTTTGCCAGGTCAGCGCCACTGACCGGCAGCAGCTGAGCTTCTACGGCAAGCTGGGCTTCGTCGCCCTGCCAGTGGCCTTGGGCAGCTCCCCCAGCGCTCAGCTCCTGGGACGTCTCCTCTGA